One region of Carassius carassius chromosome 41, fCarCar2.1, whole genome shotgun sequence genomic DNA includes:
- the dhrs12la gene encoding DHRS-12_like_SDR_c-like domain-containing protein, producing the protein MSLYRNSAWFLKGLNEFTKGGFLSASKNFVEKDLETSVVGRSFLITGANSGIGKATAMAIAKKGGTIHMVCRNKDKAEEARAEIVKESGNKEIYVHILDLSETKKVWEFAESFKKKYKTLNVLINNAGCMVTKREENGEGLEKSFASNSLAVYILIKSLIPLLEKSPDPRVITISSGGMLVQKLRTGNLQSQRGRYDGTMVYAQNKRQQVVMTEQFAKAHPNIHFSVMHPGWVDTPTIANAMPDFHSSMKERLRTPEQGADTVVWLAVSEAAVKNPSGRFFQDRQMVSAHLPLAWTHSSPLEDQKFMSVMEDLAKSFQPH; encoded by the exons GGGGGGATTTCTGTCAGCATCTAAAAACTTTGTTGAGAAGGACCTGGAGACGTCAGTGGTGGGCCGATCCTTCCTGATCACTGGAGCTAACAGCGGGATCGGGAAAGCCACTGCCATGGCCATCGCCAAGAAAG GTGGTACCATCCACATGGTCTGCAGGAACAAGGACAAGGCAGAAGAAGCCAGAGCGGAGATCGTCAAGGAGTCTGGAAACAAA GAGATCTATGTGCATATTTTGGATCTGTCCGAAACCAAGAAGGTGTGGGAGTTTGCAGAGTCTTTTAAGAAAAAGTACAAAACCCTCAACGTCCTG ATCAATAACGCCGGCTGTATGGTGACTAAGAGGGAGGAGAATGGTGAGGGTTTGGAGAAAAGCTTTGCAAGTAACTCTCTGG CCGTGTACATCCTCATCAAGAGCCTCATTCCTCTGCTGGAGAAGAGCCCTGACCCCAGAGTG ATCACAATATCATCTGGTGGGATGCTGGTGCAGAAACTGCGAACGGGAAACCTGCAGTCTCAGAGGGGCAGATATGACGGCACTATGGTGTACGCACAGAACAAG AGGCAGCAGGTGGTGATGACGGAGCAGTTTGCTAAAGCTCACCCTAACATCCACTTCTCTGTGATGCACCCCGGATGGGTCGACACGCCAA CCATTGCAAACGCGATGCCTGATTTCCACAGCTCTATGAAGGAGCGTCTGCGGACACCGGAGCAAGGGGCTGATACGGTAGTGTGGCTTGCTGTGTCCGAGGCGGCTGTCAAGAATCCCAGTGGGCGTTTTTTTCAGG ATCGGCAGATGGTGTCGGCTCATCTTCCCTTGGCCTGGACGCACAGTTCACCGCTGGAAGATCAGAAATTCATGAGCGTCATGGAGGATCTGGCCAAAAGCTTCCAGCCTCACTAA